Within the Mycteria americana isolate JAX WOST 10 ecotype Jacksonville Zoo and Gardens unplaced genomic scaffold, USCA_MyAme_1.0 Scaffold_66, whole genome shotgun sequence genome, the region CCCTACTTTAGAAGTCAGCATTATAGCTCCTAGGACCATCCTCTTACAGTTACTAGGGCATATGTCAATCTCTGCATAGGTTAAAAGCCTTTCCAAATAAACCAAATCGCATATTCAGCTGGCAGCTGTGCAGCATTGAAAAGTGTCCGAACAAACCAGTAGATATGCTTGTGATCAGGGCTATGCTTGTAGTAGTCATCTGGAACTTCTTCCTGTGTGAGAGGAtgagatttttcttcaaaaatatccAATCATCTGTCTGAATCTCTGTTCTTTATATGGTAGAATATTGCTAATGCTGTACTTTATTGTGCTTCTAAGATTAGATTGACTGACTGGGCAGTCATCTGTATATATTATTGAGCATGAGCTGTATATTTTTGTAAGCTGCCCAGGACAAACATTGTTGATGTGGTTACTCTTCTGTTGCACATCTATTTGAGACTTGCTCAGGAAAATTGTGCTTGCTCTGGGATGATCAAATGGATTAGATTCCAAGGCTAAATCACCTAGGAAAACCTGGTCGCTGATGTGCTGGAGGTGGGGACTGCCACCGCTGGGATCTGAGTCCCCTGACTCAGCCTCCACTGATCCTGATCCAATATGTGCTGCCACTCCTGTGTACGTGTCAAAGATGaccaaagggctggagaacctgtcCTgcgaggaaagactgaaggagttaggtcttttctccctggaggaCAGAAGGCTCAGGGGGCACCTCATCACAGTatcccagtacttaaagggtggctacaaagaggacggaGGCTCTCTCATCACAAGAaaccacatggagaagacaaggggcaacaacAGATCTCCAACAGCCAGGAACTAGAGTGCTGGAAAGGCCCTGGCCTGCATGTGAGGAGCAGTGGTGGTGTGAGTAGAGCATGAGCTGGCCCTGCCTCAGAGCACTTGGGGAGCCAGGGAAGCTGAGTATGGACAGGGTCATGCCCAGTCTTTGTGCTATGGTTAGGTTGGTGCCTGTCCTTTACTGTGTCCCTGGGGCATGACTGATTCTCAGCCTGTGGGGCTATCTGTGGGGGTCATGCCCACAGTGAAGAGGAATTGGAGGTGCCTGGGTGCTGGAAACTGGCTGTAGTGATGGGGTCTCATCAAGGTCTCATCAAGGAGGAGGTGAAGCCTTGGTTTCTGGGCACAGCAAGAAAGTGCCCAGCGCCCAGAGAGATGGACAAAGATGGTGCTTCTGCCCCAAACTGTAGGCAGGAAGAGGATGAGTGGAACCTCATGTGGTCCACAGGGTGCTGTGTGCTTGAGCCTTTATTTTGAGTCCAGCAGTGCCTTCAGGAGTTCCTTTTCTGCACACAGGAGACCAGGGATACCTGAGGGATGCCAGGATTTAGAGCATTACCTGGGGCTGAAGGCCAACATCTAAAAAGAAGGTTTTAAGTATCATTGAAAAGCATACCTAAGTGTTGGCATTAATAGCGAAGCCACAGGTTGTTCACACAGACTCAGGGAAGATGGACACCTGAAACGAGCCATGAGAAGGCAGAGGTCATTGGGCTGCAGAGAGCCCATGTTGCTGTGGGGATGCTCTGTGCACTGCCGCCATCTGCCCAGTCACCATCTGCCTGTAAATAGTGGGATGATGGCCAGAAAGTGGGTATTTCCTGCAGGGATATGCAGGGAGCAGATGCTTTGTGGCACTTAGGGCCTGCAAAGCTGGGCTTACAATGACCCTAACAACAGGGAAGATGACGTCAGTGCCTCAACACCTTCATCACCTCGCTTCACAACTGGGTGGTTGGGAGGCAGATGAGGGCTCTCATAACTGAGCCTCCAGGCAGAAAGACCCTCTGCCTGaatttcaccttttcctctggggAAGGTAATCTCCAGAGCTCCAGATGTGCATCGCTGCCCTTCTGCCTTGGCATCTTCTCCTGGCCAAGGCCTCTGATATGCCAAGGTTTTTGGTCCAGCAGATGCCCAAGAATATCAGCCAGCACAAGAAGGCTGAGAATGGCCCAGCAGATCAGAGAAGCTCCTGAGCACAGAAACATGTCCCACTGTCACAACTGCTGCCCAGTGGGGATGGAGGGGGTAACTGCTCTTGCACAGAGCctttctggagcagagctggaatCTGGCAGTGGTGCAAGCTTAGAGGCCCTGGAAAGCTGTCCCAGGCTTGGAGGAGACAAAGTATCACAGAGCAGCCATGGCTTATTGACACTGGGTGCCTCCTGGAGCTGGCTGAAGTGGCCTCCTGAAGTGGCCCATGGGGCTGTTGGGCTCACAGGGCGTGGGGACTCCATTGTGTGGCTGATACCAGTACTAACTTATGAATTACTTTAGCCCTGCATGTCCAGACAGCAGCTCGGCCCTGGCAGGTGCTGAAGGACTGTATGAGATACCTATTTCATCTGCCTGTGCCCATGTGCACTGGCTGTAGACCCTAGATTAGGTaatggaggggaggggaaggtggaGATGAGGCTGTGGGCTGCCTCAGGTATTATTGTCTCCATATCTCCACTCCTGCCACCCTTTGGAGGCATCCTCTATTCgagcctcctcccccagcacagctccatccAGAGCTAAAATAGATCCATTCCCCAAGAGCCAGAGGGGCTTCTGACCTCATCCATTGGCCTCCTGCAGCCATGGGCTTCTCACTCAAGAGTTGGGCTCCCCATTCACAGAAAATGCTCAGGGCTCAGTGCTCCAGGCCCGTCTGGGAAGAGATGCAGCAAGGCTGGAAGGACTGATGGCCATTGGCTGTGGAGAAGCCAGCACCAAGGGACAGGACACAAAAGACAACCCAGTGCAGTGAGTCCTACACTCTCCTTCCTCTGGGACTGAGGAAGGGTCTTCTTTTGCACCTAACTGAATCCTCTCCAAAAAGCCACCTTTTACTTGAGCAGACTGGAAGAGTTGACTCAGAAGGAAGGATGACTTGGAGGTCCAGACTCGGATGCAGCGCAACTTTAATgagtaaagaagaaaaggaggtggCTCACAGGAAGCACTAGGGGCAACCACTAAGATGTGGTGGAGCTCCTGCAGGGTGTCCATCTGCCTGCCTTGCAGAGGGAGGGAGCCCATTAGGTCCCCGCTAGCCTGGTGTTGGGAGAAGGCTACagcaaatgaaagagagagagaagagagtgGAAGAAGGAAAAGTGGACATAGGCCATGCTTATAGACAGCCCAGGCTGGCTACTTCCTGTTGCCCTTTGCAGGAGAAGCTCGGGATGAAGAGCTGTTCTAAATACAAATGTCCAAAGCTCTATCTCTTGTCCAGCACCATGTTCTGAGGTCTTGGAGGTTCTTGCCCAGGGAAATTGCCAGCAGATTTAGCAAGGTTGACATCTATTGCCACAGTAACTGCTGGTAATGCAgcagaggtcacagcacccagaggtgatggggactccgttacagctgaggatgctgccaacagcagcagaggtggaggagcccacagcggtgttctgtgggaaggagctgaggatggggccaggaagaatcaccaccacaggagagggCTGGATGACAacagtggagttctggcactgcctgacacagggctcattgcagctgttggccagcggggttgggcagcagggctggcacggctggcagggctggcatggcTGGCACTTGTCGGAGCAGGACATGTCTCGGGGCTTGCAGTGCACCTgtgagagagggcagggaggaagcagagcacaCGGACACCTGAGGAACAGCCTGCAACCCCACCAAAAGGAAGCCAAGACACCTGCCAGGTGGGGAGGTTGAGAGCGTGCAGGAGGGAACAAGGGCTTGTTTGCCTGAGCCCAGCAATGTCCTTCGGATTGGAGCCAGGCCCAGGGATCCTCCTGCCTAGCCTGTAGCCATAAAGCTACCTTAGCCCAGCCTCAGCCTATCTCCATGACAGACCGtctctcctctgctctctccccccATCATGATCATGATCACAGAGCACTAACATAAGATGAAGGAGCAGGTATCAACTGAGATGTCCTTGAAAGCAAGACCCTGTCCTAAAGGGGGCGGTAGAGGAGAAAAGGGGGTTCCAACTCACCCGGTtcccaaggaggaggaggtgacagaAGTGGTTGAGAGAGCGACCAGTTGGGCTGGCCTCACACTGCCTCAAGCCCAAAGGCAGCACTGCATAAGTGACAATGTTCCTGCATGCTCCTAACGAACGGAAACATCCCAGGGATGTGTTGCTGTGTCCCTCTACGCTGCCTTTGCATTTCCTGGTTTATGTCATGCCCCTTCCATCACGGACGCTTGTTTTGAGTGCTGGGATGAGAGGTCCCAGGAGTTCTGGGGCAAGAATgcgtcagtgtgggcagaagacaCAGTCTAAGTGCCCAAGGGCTCCAGTGGAGGCAGGCCATGTCAGCCCGGGGCACTCTGGTGGGTTTCTTTTATGATCCTGCTGACAGGAAGGGCCCCAGCTGCTAACAGCCCTGCAATCCTTGGCTCGTCCCCCAAGGGCTCCTGTGAGTATGTGTCCtgtcctcccctttccttccctcagGGCTCACTCCAACAGCCAGTGGCTGTTGTCTTCCCAGGCAGGCATACTGCACTTCAGCTTTTCAACTCTCTTTCACCTTCAGCTGCCCTCAGGAGGAAGTTGCCAAACTCTTTGGCCTCCTCCTCTCTCTGGACGGTCCCCGAGACTCCTCTAAATGCTGCCTGTGCATCTGTCCTGCTTAGAGTGCCCCATCCCTGCTCTGGCAGGGAGGTCCCCAGCAACTCCTCAGTCACATCCCTTCCTATCGCCTCTGCCCCCATGTGCTTATCTGCAATAATGTGCATGGGAGCGTGATCTATGTGCTTGTATGCTTGTGTGTACACACACCTGTGTGCCTCTGGTGAGATCATGTTTCTGTGGACGTGTGTATTTTTTTGCACAGCTGTGAGTACTTGTATGCAACTACACGTGTCTCTGTCATTGCTTGTGTCCGTGCATCTGTGTGTATCATTGCGCACACTTGTGCGTGTTGGGTATGCGTTAGTGCATGCGCGTGTGTACATAGTTGTGCCTGACTTCACGCCTGGGACCTACCAttccaaggcctgtagtgacaacCCTCCATGACAGCGCCAGGCACTGACATAGTCTTAGCCCCTCGCTATCTGAGGGCACACAGACAGGGCCACAGCACTCAGGCCTCACTGAGGAGAAGCCCGAACCCAGGCCAACCTTTTTCATGCTGCCTCCAGGCAGCCTCGAGGGGCTGAGCTGTTTCCCAGGATCCTCGGTCCTGACCCATGTAAAAGCTTTGAGGTTACAGGgttctgctgcctctgtgggGATGGGGAAGCCTTCTGCCATGACTGACCCTTGTCCAGAGCCAGGAGCTATGGGAAAAGGAATGAGAgcctggggaggctgggaggaggaaggtggtgAACATCAGGCCTGGAGGGCCCCATGGCCTCGGGGAGCAGAGGGGAACTCCAGCATCAGCTGGCATCACCACACAGGGGAAACCACCCACCGGCTCTCctctgaaaagcttttccttaaaaGCAA harbors:
- the LOC142404041 gene encoding feather keratin Cos2-3-like → MSCSDKCQPCQPCQPCQPCCPTPLANSCNEPCVRQCQNSTVVIQPSPVVVILPGPILSSFPQNTAVGSSTSAAVGSILSCNGVPITSGCCDLCCITSSYCGNRCQPC